One Nicotiana tomentosiformis chromosome 1, ASM39032v3, whole genome shotgun sequence genomic window, TCGTGAAAGGGGTAGGCGTAGAATACGCAATACCCAAGACGGTGGTCCTGCACCGCATCCCACCCGGCAGGGATCAACTAGACGTGATCGGGAAGGCCGTATTTAGCCTGAAGCTCTAACAAATCAACCTCCTTCATCGCTGACTTAAAGGTTCTGGGTTCGGCTTCAAGCAATTTCAAGAAATCAAACTTGGCGTCGGGGTTACGAGGAACTATCTCTTCCACCATCGGGAAGCTTCCGTCCTTAACAATAGTGGGAACGCTCTCCGCATAAGGAGGAAAAACTATCGCTAGAGGGACCGGGTCAGTTCCCTCCCTGGAGTCAGAAGGTACATTAGACATGTTTTCAACGAAAGAGAGGAATGTATCGAACAATATAGGATTAAAAACGATAAGAATCGCTGGAACCAAGGGAAAAGATGCACAACAAcggaaaaggaagaagaagatatAGAGTTTCGCTGCAGGAAGTCTGTAAAGTTTGGAATTACACCCTCACGTCTCTATTTATAGGAATTCAGGCGACATAATCGAGAAATTGGCTCATCATTACCTGGCAGCGGAATCGAAGCGGTAGGACCATTCAGGAGTCCCACACAAAATGAAGCGACACATCGAGAATACGCATCATGATGACGCACGAGGTCATGACGTCACCTTGATTCATGGACAGCACAACTCCATAATGAGCGGCTCACGAAGGGCCACGTTGCCAGCTCGCCTCAATCATCACGACCTGATCAACTCGTCCAATCGTTTCGGCTGCAATGAACAGAATCTGCTCATCAAGTCTGCCCGAGGccggcctcaataagcggagggactaactgcaTGGGTCAAATCTGCCCTAGAATATTTAAGATAAGATAACACTAAAGAAAGACTTCTCGAGTCGTGGTTAGTCGAGGTGGATCAGGAAGTAGCAAGACTCATAACCGAAGAGTCGGCGACAATAATAGTCGAGGTCGAACACCGTTGATAAagctgtaacggctagttttcaaaataggatattaaagagaatattctagtagatATTTTCTACAATTGTACTATTAGGGATTACTAGGAATATGTCTCATATAAAGAGAAAAGGAGACAATGATGTgaggcatgtgatattcatttgtaataAGACACTTTGACAAAAACgattctctttctctctctctaagataTAAACACCGcattttcactaagattcttgtctgTATTATTCCAtatttttccatcagatccgagaataactcaaGCATTCAAGGATTTGTCTGCCACCCATCATTGGCAGGAGGAACAACCATCTAGTTCatcatttattgggtgaatcattcatcctatttacttaaatgtcatttattgttattcattgcCATTAAATGCTACATTGTTGTTAATGCATTTGGAGCAGGGGCGGATCCAGCTTTAGGGTTGTGGGTTCCCGTGAACCCAGTAGCTTTCGCTCAAATCCtatatttgtattaagaaattcattaaatatctataaaaatcTGATTGGGAACCcagttattattatatatataactcGAGATCGTTAtaggaacccataaacttcaaattatGGATCCGCCTCTGATTTGGAATAGTTATTGCATACTGCTATCACTATTCGACCAAATCTATCTGGCTTTATCCCACCCTTGGAAGCTATatctaaaaatattattgttaactaaATTTAACCCATAATCACatcaatttaattatttgaatcaAGAGTTATATTTTTTGTCAAACAAGAATAACATACCACTTCTTGAGTTATGCCACAAGAACATAGTAAATCATTTTGAAATGTCAGCTTCAGAGGACAGAAATATATATTCAATTCTTAGAACACTATTCGATATACTTGGACCTAGCTTCAGTGACATATCCTAAGAATTATGCTATAGCACGAAAGCAAGGAGTAGCTTACATTCTCAACCACGTTCCTCATTTTGATTTCACACGACTTtgacaaattcaactgtatccaAATCTttaaaaaagaagaggaaaaaaagTGGTACTTTACGTTTTGAGATAATGAAAGGACCCAATTACTTAGTATCAAATTTTAATGATTAGTAGTTGAACCATGCGAAAATAATATATGTAGATATCAACAAACGAATAAGAGatcaagataattattttaagAGACAGACAGGTACCGTTAGATGTCATTTTCAGCTTAAAGCTATAATTAAACGACTGCTCACGCCCGAATCAGCTTATATTATTGGAGCATCCACAATAGATAATGCTATTATACAGAGCAATCGCTACTTTTTAACTTTTGTGGACTAATTAAAGGTATTTTTTAAGTAATAAACAACGGTAAGAGTATCTTAGACATGTACTTAGCAGATTATTTTATGGAGCATTACATAACACTTCGACTGTACAACATAAATTATCACGTTCCTTTTGGTTATTATAGATGCACTTTTGTTCTAATCATTAAAGTATGTACACGTTAAATAATACATTTTACTTGGAaaaccaaaattatccaaatatgAAGTCATATATTATGTCTTTATCGGGTTTATCTTATTAACCAATAATGTTAGAGATATTACCGTACAAATTCTAATCTAGAGTGGGGCCCACCAAACAAATGAGCGACTCTTCATCCAAGCAAAGCAGTCGCTCTGTCACTAAGCAGTTTTAAATATGCTTACATAAtcaagttagaaaaagtactaaACTTTAAACGAGCTGATTCAAAAACCAACATGAAAATTTGAGTCGGTTTTCAATCCAAATACGTATATTGCAAAGTTTCCATATTATTTTCACATTTGTAAGTGTTTTTCCTTTATTGGGGCGAAAATGTAAAAGATCCAAGTTGTGGAGAAAAGAGTTCTAGAGTAGTTGATGATAAGCTGCTTGATTGAAACAGGTGGGGAATTGTGTTTATATGACAGTGAAAGAACTGCGTCCGATGCAATAGTGTCAAAAAACAATTTCGTCTTTTTCCTTCCTATTTTTATTCGAAGATTAAAGGCGAGAGAGGAAAGAGAGAGAAGCACCTTATCTATCTTGCAAAGGACATTAACAATAAAGGCAAATAccaagaaacaaaaaaagaaaaagaaaagaaaaaaggaaaggaaagaaCAGAAAGAGGAAAGTACTCACACTCACGCCCAAAATCGCCCACCTTCTCGCTCTCTGCTCCTCTCAATCAATCCTCTGTGTCTCTCCATTTTCAACCCCAACAAATCAGAAAAATTGCTACAGAGTACAGTACCATATTAAAGAGTACCAAAAAGGTTGCCTTTTTCATTCTATTTTTGAGCTAACTCTGTCTTCTATAGATGGAGGTTAAAGAAGCTTTTTGAATCATTGGGATTTGGTAGATTTATGAGCGGTGTTAATACACTCGAGTGTTATGGTGAGTTTAGGACTGGTTGTTGCCACTGTGTAGTCGATTTTGAAATTTGATCAATTTTCTTTTTCGGGGAAATTTAAGCTGAGCTGCATAAGATGAATCATTCAGTTCCTGATTTTGATATGGATGGTGACTACACTATTCCTACTTCTTCTGGTCTTACCAGACCTAAAAAGTCTGCAATGTAAGCTTTACGCACTTTTTAATGTTTTTTGATTTAAATGAAAGGTTTTCTGATTTGTGATTGAAGTGAAGAGTTTTTGCCTTTTATAATGGTTTCACAGGGTGGAAGACGATATCATGGAACTATTGTGGCATAATGGACAAGTGGTTATGCAGAGCCAAAATCAAAGATCTCTGAAGAAATCTCACATTAGTAACGGCGGTGGTAGCGGTGATGCGCTTATTCCCTCCGAACAAGCTGTCAGTAGAGAGATCCGACATGTAGAGGAAACAACTACACCGCAACAGCTGTTTATGCAAGAGGACGAGATGGCCTCATGGCTTCACTACCCACTCGATGACTCCTCCTTCGAACGTGATCTTTACGCCGATCTCCTTTATTCCACACCGAGCGCAACCGTTACAACCGCTGCGCTGCCGCGAGAAATCCGTACGCCCACGGTGGAGATCCGTCCACCTCCGCCGCAACCATCCCCAGCAGCGCCGATTGCAGTGGCTCCTCGACCGCCTATACCTCCTCCTGCTAGACGTCCCGGCACTGAAAGCTCACATCGGTTCCAGAACTTCGGACACTTCTCGCGATTGCCTAGTCGAACAAGGTCAGAACTTGGTCCGTCAAATTCGAGCAAGTCACCTAGAGAATCAACGGTCGTGGAATCAAACGAAACTCCAATTTCAGGGCCTGAATCTAGGGTTTCATACGTAGCGGATAATGTAGTACCGGTTCCCGGCGGAAATGTAGGATGTGGAGCTGTAAATGTCAACGGAACTGCGACTGCGTCAACGGCAATTAGGGAACCGGCGGCGACATGTGAGCTTTCGGTGACGTCATCTCCCGGCTCAGGAAACAGTATAAACACCAGCGCTGAACCACCGCCGTCGCAAACGGCGGCGTTGGCGACACCGACGGCTGCGGCATCGAATGATCGGAAACGTAAAGGAAGAGAAACGAACGATGGGGATGGTCAGAATGAGGTGAGCAGTTAATTTGTTGTTTTCTTCCTTTGTAATTCCCAATTACTCGCACCTGTACCTGTCTATATCGGGTGCTGTCGTTTTTCGTGGCTCGCAAGAATATCTAACTTACGGTGCATTTTAGCCTTAGGAGGGATTTTCTCATTGGCCACGTCATCTGCTTATGCTTAACAGGCTCCGAGCCCATTATTTGTGGCTATGGTTCATTTGGGTGTCATAGTCCATGACACGTGTCTAATCACTAAACCAAAAAAATGTTTTATAGCATCTACCATCTAGGTTTGTGTTTGCCGTCAATATTTCGTTGAAAGTGAAAAACGGTACTTGTTCTTCAAGAAAATCTTTGAATATTTTAAGTACTTCTAAAATGCTAGTTCCTCGTACCAACTTATGTGGTGCGATTTAATTGGGCATCCTATTTAAAAAAGAAATAcagtaattattttaaaatttgtgaTATAAATCAAGTGTTAAATATTTATaagttattttaaaaataaaaaatgatactCCGTCCATTTCAAGTTATGTGAGCTTATTTCCTTTTTGCTTCATTCCAAAAAAGAATAAGTCCTTTCtacatttgaaaataatttaatttaaacattcaatTCTAcgtttttataatcacacaaatactctaggtcccattttgacttgtttaggattacaaatttcaaaaatcttcatttttgtAAACTTTGTGCTCAATCAAACACGTTCACTTAAATTGGAACAAAGGAGTATTCATTTTAACATAGCAAAAAAAGAAAAACGCATCCTGGAATTGggtattactccctccgtttcaatttatgtgaacttatttcctttttagtatgtgccaaaaagaatgatctctttccttatttgaaaataatttacctttatgcaatgatttatagtcacacaaaatatatgtgttttattttacaccacaaattcaaaagtcttctcttttcttaaatttcgtgctcaGTTAAATGAGTTCACATATATTAAAAAGGGATGGAGTATTTGTTTATGACTAAATAGGTGACAGTGCACCTccagattttttttttcattttaagcGTAAAGTCACGGGACTGTTTTCCACTTTGTCCCATTGTCTGTGTTAATCATGGAACAGGGCGGCTTCAGAGGGGGCTGTACCTGAATGTGAATGTTTCCTTGAAATCAGCCTAACCCTATGGTGTGCTGACCGTTTGGTGACCCAGCAGTCGCAATAATTAAAATCCCAGTTTCACGAGTACCAAGATACTAGTACTAGTACGTAAATAAAAGGAATCTTTAATAACCTTCTTAAACTATTTTACGTCTTGTTTTCCACACCTTCACCTTGGGGTCAAATGGCTAATTATAAGAAAAGGTTTAATTTAATACAGCAGCGCTGCAAATAGTTAAGTAGTAGTATCATCTAATGAATAAAGTTTGTTTGACAAGTAAGGTAAAATTAGTCCTGGCTGGTTACCATAAGGGACTTGGAATAGTTGGGGGCAGCTTGGAAAAGAATTATACTCTAATGACTAAGCAAAGGAAAGTTGTGAACTAGTTGCCTCGGAATTCTCTGTCCGGTGGAGTAATATAGCACGGTTAGCTGTATACTTCCTCGGTTTCAATTTTGAGTGATGTAGTTTGATTAGgtataaaatttaaaaaagaaaggaAGACATGAAACTTGTGGTTTTAACATGTCATATGCATTTGTTTAGCtataagacttttgaaatttataattttaaacaTACCATAATactatttgtttggattggataTAATGAAAAGAttaattgttttcaaatttaaaaatgtgttATTCTTTTTTAACTGAATAATAAGGAGATAATAATCATTCTATTTGGAGCGGAGGGAGCACTTAATTTCATCATGTTTCATATTACAAATCACAGCGGTGGTAGTTTGGTCGAATGAGGCAACTTTGAGCGGGCAGAGTTGAACTTCCTTTGCAACCGAATTGATCCGACTTCTGCCCAAAGCAATAGAAATTCATTTATTTTTCAACTCTCTTTGAACTTTCTTAGCTCTCTTTGAACTTTGAAATGTCTGAAAGTTCCTCAGTAGGATTGCATAACTGTTTTAACAAGATACCTCATCAGTTCCATAATCAGTACATCTGGTGAAGCTCACTTCAGAGCTCCTTTTCCTGATTCTAGATTGTATAGAGTGTACTAAGTTGTACCAGCCGAACCTGTAAAGAACTATTTTTTTCCCCTTTGACAGGGTAACAAATTTGTTCCAATAAGACTCGTAGCATTTTTCGGGATGTATTAATAACATTGATCTTTATCCTCTGTTTATTGCTTCGGTGTATTACTTAGCAGCTTTAGTGACACTTGATTAGATTCTACAGAATGATACAATGAGTAATTGGTAAAATTGATTATTTTCCCAGAAAAAACAAATGAAGTTGATTAAAGAGAAAAA contains:
- the LOC104088426 gene encoding transcription factor PIF1-like codes for the protein MNHSVPDFDMDGDYTIPTSSGLTRPKKSAMVEDDIMELLWHNGQVVMQSQNQRSLKKSHISNGGGSGDALIPSEQAVSREIRHVEETTTPQQLFMQEDEMASWLHYPLDDSSFERDLYADLLYSTPSATVTTAALPREIRTPTVEIRPPPPQPSPAAPIAVAPRPPIPPPARRPGTESSHRFQNFGHFSRLPSRTRSELGPSNSSKSPRESTVVESNETPISGPESRVSYVADNVVPVPGGNVGCGAVNVNGTATASTAIREPAATCELSVTSSPGSGNSINTSAEPPPSQTAALATPTAAASNDRKRKGRETNDGDGQNEEAEFESGDTKKHARGSASTKRSRAAEVHNLSERRRRDRINEKMRALQELIPRCNKTDKASMLDEAIEYLKSLQLQVQMMSMGCGMVPMMYPGMQQYMPAMGMGMGMGMGMEIGMNRPMVPYPPLLPGAAMQNAAAAARMGPRFPMPPFHLPPVPVPDPSRMQASSQQDPMLHPLVAHNPNQPRLPNFNDPYQQFFGLHQAQVQLPQNQAVEQQGNNKPGSRKEVGNPGNPQSG